In Pueribacillus theae, the genomic window CATCCAGCCCTTTGGCAGAAATGTATTTTCCATCATCCAAGTTGGAATCAAGCAGGCTCTTCGTATTTAAATGAAGATATTCCATGGCGAAATGAATACCCTGTAGCCCACGGCCTGGAATCGTTAAGTCACGCGGAAGAGTTGCGCCGATACATAGCACAACGGCATCATATTCAGATCGCAAATGCTCAATGGCATCATGCTTGCCTACTTCCACTCCGGTAATAAAGCGTACGCCTTCTTCAGCTAGTAACTTCACACGTCGATCAACGATATGTTGTTCAATCTTCATTTTTGGAATGCCATAGGTCAGTAATCCCCCGATTCGGTCCGATCTTTCGTAAACAGTCACATCGTGTCCTTTTTGGTTTAGCTCTGCAGCACAGGCTAATCCCGCAGGCCCGGAACCGATGACGGCCACTTTTTTGCCCGTGTGATAGGCAGGTGGTGAGGGGTGAGCCCAACCTTCTTCGAATGCTCTATCAATAATCGCCCTCTCAATGTTTTTAATCGTTACCGGCGACTCATATAGCGATGCCACACAGCCTCCCTCACAAGGGGCTGGACAAGCACGTCCCGTAAATTCGGGAAATGGATTGGTCATTTTTAAACGTTCGTATGCTTCTTTCCAATTTCCCTTGTAAATAAGATCGTTCCACTCTGGAATCAGATTGTACACTGGACAACCTGTTGTCATGCCTGAGAGTGTACTGCCATTTTGGCAGAAGGGGACTGCACAATCCATGCAGCGTGATGCTTGCTCCCGTAATATTTCTTCATTCGGCAGATAGGCTACCTCCCGCCAGTCTTTAAGCCGCTCCGCAGGATTACGATAACGGAGAGGGCTTCTTTTATATTCCATAAACCCAGTAACTTTTCCCATTTTCTTCACCCCGATCCCAAATATCAGCTGCTAAAAAGCAGAGGCTTGAAATGATTGGTTGATTGCAACAATCTTTTGTATTCTTTAGGAATAACACGCACGAATTGTGCAATGGCGCCCTGTTCCCATTGTTCAAGCAAACGCTCGGCAACCTTGCTTCCTGTATATTGCAGATGTTGTTCTATCAGCATTTTTACATAATTCTTTTCAGCTTCATCTTGTTCTTGTAATGCTTCTATAAGAACAAGCTCATGGTTGCATCGATCCCGCAAGCTTCCACTAGGCGTTTCTAAAATATAAGCTATACCTCCGGACATCCCGGCAGCGAAATTTTTGCCGACTTCACCAAGGATAATAGCTGTTCCTCCTGTCATATACTCGCAACCGTGATCACCGATTCCTTCCACAACTACTGTTGCGCCGCTATTTCTGACACAGAACCGTTCCCCCGCTTTACCGCGGATGAATGCTTCACCTGACGTCGCCCCATAGAAAGCCGCATTGCCAATAATTGTATTGCTTTCCGCAGCGTATTTGGCCCGGGCAGCAGGATAGATCGCGATTTTTCCTCCTGACAGCCCTTTGCCAACCGCATCATTGGCATCTCCTTCGAGCATTAACGTCATGCCATTCGGAATAAATGCCCCGAAGCTTTGCCCGGCTGAACCTTGGAAACGGATATTGATGGAATGGTGCGGTAACCCTTCTATACCGCAGTGTCTAGTAATCTCGCTCCCTAGCAGTGTTCCAACCGCGCGATCCATATTGCAAATTGGTAGATCACCATAAACCTGTTCTTGGTTTTCCCACGCCTTTCTTCCGATTTGCAGCAGCTCACGGTAATCTAAGGTTTGATCAAGTTCGTGGTCTTGTTCCTGTCCAAACACTCGCGGACCTTTCACCTGATGGAGGAGCGCGGCCATATCCAGCTTCTGTGTTTTCCAGTTGGCGTTATCTGAGACAGTGAGCATGTCAGTGCGCCCGATCATTTCATCCATGGTTCTAAATCCTAACTGTGCCATATATTCACGAATTTCCCTTGCAATAAAAAACATTAGATTGACAATATGTTCAGGCTTCCCCATCATTTTTTTGCGAAGCTCCGGATTTTGAGTCGCGATGCCTACCGGACACGTATCCAGATGACAAACCCTCATCATGACACATCCGAGTGTGACAAGCGGCAATGTGGAGAATCCGTATTCTTCTGCCCCTAATAAAGCGGCTATCACTACGTCACGGCCATTCATTAGTTTCCCGTCGGTTTCAAGCCTTACGCGATTTCTCAATCCGTTCAGCATCAAGGCCTGATGCGCCTCTGCTAGCCCTAACTCCCATGGCATGCCTGCATGTTTAATGCTTGTACGTGGTGCCGCCCCGGTTCCACCATCAAAGCCGCTAATCAGAATCACGTCAGCTTTGGCCTTGGCCACACCAGCAGCGATCGTTCCAACCCCGGCTTCGGCAACAAGCTTCACATTAATCCTCGCTTGTGGATTGGCGTTTTTCAGATCATAGATCAGCTGAGCCAGATCTTCGATGGAATAAATATCATGATGAGGCGGAGGGGAGATCAGCTCAATTCCGGGGGTCGAGCCTCTTGTTCTAGCCACAGACGGTGTAACTTTGTGCCCTGCCAATTGCCCGCCTTCACCTGGCTTAGCCCCCTGTGCCATCTTAATCTGAATTTCGTCAGAGTTAACCAGGTAATGACTTGTGACACCAAATCTTCCCGAAGCTATTTGCTTAATTGCGCTGCATTTCGAATCACCGTTCGGCATCGGGGTGAACCGCTCTGGATCTTCACCACCTTCTCCGGAATTGCTCTTTGCGCCAATGCGATTCATGGCAATGGCAATCGCTTCATGTGCTTCTTGGCTGATCGAGCCATATGACATCGCTCCGGTTTTAAACCGACGAACGATTGATTGTATAGACTCAACTTCCTCAATCGAAATCGGGGCATCTGAAGGATTCAATTTTAGTAAACCACGTAAGGTAATTTGTGTATCCATTTCATCCTGCAGCATTTGACTATATTTTTTATACAAGCCATAGTCGTTAGTACGACAAGCTTGCTGTAGCGTATGAATTGTTTCTGGCCGATAAAGGTGGGCTTCACCGTCATGGCGCCATTGTAAGTCTGAGCCACTGTCGAGTGATTCAGAGTTAGCTGTATAAGCCTTCATGTGTCTGGATAGAGATTCCCGAGCAATGTCTTCCAAGCTCAATCCGCCAATTTGTGAAGAGGTGCCCGGAAAAAATTGCTCGATTACTTCTGCACTAATCCCTACCGCTTCAAATATTTTTGAGCCGATGTAGCTTTGGAGCGTTGATATCCCCATCTTGGACATCACTTTCAGAATTCCCTTATTCACAGAAATCACATAGTTCCTGTAAAGCTCCTCAATTGATAGCTCTGTTCCTTCTTCCCTAACTAAAGCAGGCAATGAAGCATAGACGAGATAGGGATAGACAGCATTTGCCCCATATCCAAGTAATGCTGCAAAATGATGGACCTCCCGTGGCTCCCCGGACTCAACGATTAGGCTTACTTTGCTCCTGCGCCCGGTGCGAATCAGATGATGGTGGACAGCGGAAACCGCCAGCAACGATGGGATGGCAGCCACCTGCTGATGAACTCCCATATCACTCAAAATGAGAATATTACATCCTTGCTCAACTTCTTGATCAACCGTTTGCAACAAGGCATGTAGCACGTTTTCCATTTCACTTTCCATTCCCTGTTGTGGGTACACAATTGGAACAGTCGTCGTTTTCCAATCCGTTGAATTCAATAATCTTAACCGCTTCATCTCGAACTTTGACAAAATAGGGGACTGCAGTCGTATTTTTTTGTATTCTTTCGGCCTGGGCTCAAGCAAATTCCCCTCCGGACCAAGCAGCACTTCAACAGAGGTGACAAGTTCCTCACGAATAGCGTCAATTGGAGGATTGGTTACTTGAGCGAACTTTTGTTTGAAATAATTAAATAGTAGTTGTGGCCTGTCGGAAAGGACGGCCAACGGAGCATCATAGCCCATCGATCTAATCGGTTCATGGCCTTCAACTGCCATCGGTTTTAAGACTTTATTCCATTCTTCATATGTGAAGCCAAAAATCTGTTGCAGACGCCGCAACGGTTCTTGATTTTCCAGGCTAGCTTCTGTTTCTACATTCGCACATTGCTCTGGAACGTCTGTTTTAAGGTCTCTCAAGTTGGTGACATATTGTTGAACCCATTGTTGATAAGGCTTTGCGTTAATGATTTGCTTTTTGATTTCATTGTCTAACAGTAAAAGCCCTTCACGGATGTCAACGAGCAGCATCTGCCCCGGCCTCAGTGAATCTTTTCGTACAATTGTTTCTTCGGGCACATCGACAACTCCCACCTCAGAGGACAAATAGATGAAATCATCGTTTGTCACTACGAAACGAACAGGGCGAAGGCCATTACGGTCAAGACATGCTCCGACTTGGTGTCCGTCTGTATAGACCATTGCCGCTGGTCCATCCCAAGGCTCCATCAAGCTGCTATGATATTGATAGAACGCTCTCTTGTTCTTGTCCATCGTGTCAATATTGTGCCACGGTTCAGGAATCATCATCATCATGGCATGGGGCAGCGACCATCCGGACATCACTAGAAATTCTAATACATTGTCAAACATCGCTGAATCGCTGCCTTCGGGATCAATCACAGGACAGAGTTGATCCAACTCAGGCAATAATTTCGAATGAAAGGATCCTTCTCTTGCCAGCATCCAGTTAACATTGCCATTTATCGTATTGATTTCCCCGTTATGCAGGGAGAACCGATTCGGCTGCGCCCTTCTCCAAATCGGAAATGTATTGGTGCTGAAACGATTGTGGACCAAGGCCATAGCAGATTTATAGCCTTCGTGATTTAAGTCAGAATAGAATGCTTTAAGCTGTTCCGGTAGAAGAAGTCCTTTGTAGACAATCGTTCTAGAGGAAAGGCTGGGAACATAGAATGTTTCAGCTGTTTCTGTAGACAGATGTTGCTTGATCTCCCTTTCTATCCGTCTGCGTAATTGGTATAGTGTCCGCTCGAATTGATTCTCTTCTTCTGATGTGACGACAGAAGTGATAAATGCTTGGCGAATGCAGGGCCGAGTTTCTTTAAATTGGGTATTCAGCACGGAGTCATTTGTTGGAACCGTACGCCAGCCGAACAATTGTAACTTCTCCTCATTGATGGCAGAAACAATGATATCTTCACAAAGCTGGCGAACATGAGGTTCATTGGGAAGAAACAACATTCCAACACCATATTGTCCTGGCTGAGGAAGTTGTTTGCCACGGTGTTTCCACTCCTGCTTAAACAATTCATGAGGCAGTTCGGTCATTACACCGGCACCATCCCCTATTTTCTGATCCTCACTCCGACCACCTCTGTGATTCATACGCTCAAGCGCAGTTAAGGCGTCAGCCACGATGGTATGAGTCTTCTTGCCTTTTATGTTAACAAGCATGGCAATCCCACAAGCGTCATGCTCAAATTGAGGGTCGTACAACCCTTGTTTTTTAGGTGTCCGCATTTGTTGCATCAGTTCCCCTCCATTTCAAACAAAGATTCTGTTTAAATAGAGTAACACTCCAGTGACTTTTTTTATTTAGACCGATTGTATGAATGTTTGCACTTTTTTCGGTTTCAAAAAAAGAAAAAAGGATGCCCCAAAAGGTCAGAATCGACCAGGGTACCATCCTTTTTTCTTGATACGTTCAGAAATCTTGCATTTGGGATTTGCACTGAGTTGCCAGTATGGCAAGGATGCAAATTAGCGGACTTCTGAAGGATTTTTTCCTGTGTATTGTTTAAATTGTCTGCTAAAGAAATGTAAATCATTATAACCAAGGGCTTCAGCGGCTTCCGTCACAGTCATTCCAGCAAAATGAAGCAAATGCTCCGCTCGTTTAATTCTTGAATGGACAATATATGTTCGAACGGTCTGTCCAATAATTTCTTTAAACTTTTGAGAAAAATATTTAGGAGACAAGTTGGCGCGTGCAGCCAAACTTTCTACGGTATGCTGCTGTCCAGGGTGTTGTTGAACAAAATTAGCTATTTCTTCAATCGTTTCAATCAGATTAAAGCTAACATTAGCCGTTTTTACTTCTTTCTCTTGTTCCTCCCGCAATAAATGGATCATCAATTGCTTCAGGACAAGTTTAGCTTCAATCTCTGCTCCAAATGTATTAATAAGGAACAGGCGAACATAGCGGGTGAGCAACGATTCGAAGCTGATAAAATCCTTAACGATTCGATGTGGCTGTGGAATTAATTTAACGGATCCATTTACGTCAAAATGAATGTAAGTTAGCGTCAGTGGCTTCTGTGGGTTATGCGTGGCGGTTGTTTCATCTCCTGGCCTAAATAGAAAGCAGCTTTGGGGTTGTAGATTAAATTGTTTGCCGTTTAGTGTCAAGACTCCCTCCCCGCCCCACACATAAAATAAATCATAATCGGGCATAGGAAAATCACGCTTTCGCCATTGCCAGCCCGGTTCACAATGAATCGTAGCAAATCCCGGTTTCAATTCATATAGGTCAGGAGAAAGATGAAGCATGGCGGTACTCCTTTCTTGTATGTTAGTGATACGGCAGAACTTCAACCTCCAAGCAGCTGATAGTATTACCCGATACAACCGACGAAAAACCTTTGTCTTAGCTTATATTCTTTACATTCCATTAATTGCAAATGTGCAGTCTCTTGGCCTTTAATCCGTTCTGCCAATACGATAAGTCCGGCACAGGTTCCGAAAAGCGGCTTTTTTGCAACAGAGTTTCTGATGAGTTATTTTACCGAAAGCTTTAAAAATATACAACCTTTGAATCAGGCGGCTTCCATGAGTGGGGGTTTTTCTTCATCCCCACAAGAATTACAAAAGGACCTATCTACTAGCTTATGCACACATTAAGACATGAAGCCAGTAAAAAAACTTGTATTAAAGCAGTTTTTTACTGTATGATATAAAACACTAAAAGTGCTTTTAGGGAAAAAAAGATTTAATTTGCAGGTGCAAAATGAATCTAGTAATGGCCTGATAGATAGGCTTAAACATCATATACAAAGGGGATTAACAATGTCAAAGCCGGATGAACTAATCGTCGTTCTCGATTTTGGGGGACAATACAACCAATTGATAGCGAGGCGTATTCGCGATTTAGGCGTGTACAGTGAATTGCTGCCATTTAATACACCAGTTGAAAGAATCCGCGAATTAAAACCTCGCGGCATCGTGTTTTCAGGCGGCCCGGCATCTGTATACAGCGAAGATGCCCCTTATTTGGATCAAGACATATATGATTTAGGTCTGCCGATTTTGGGGATTTGCTATGGTATGCAGTTGATGTCTCATCAATTGCAGGGTAAAGTCGAGAAAGCCAGCAAGCGCGAGTATGGCAAGTCAGAAATTGAATTCATAAGTAGCGCAAAGCTTGTGAAAGACCTGGATCGTAAGCAAGTTGTGTGGATGAGCCACGGCGATTATGTTGCGGAGTTACCAGATGGGTTCGTTGTTGATGCAAGCACTGAGCACACGCCTGTCGCAGCGATGAGCAATCCTGAGAAAAACTTTTACGCTGTACAATTTCATCCGGAGGTTCGGCATACGGTTCACGGAAATGAAATGATTGGTAACTTTATTTATAACGTGTGTGGCTGTTCAGGAAATTGGAATATGGAGACGTTTATCGAAAATACGGTACGTAAAATTCGAGAGCAAATAGGCCGCCGTAAAGTTCTTTGCGCACTCAGTGGAGGCGTCGATTCATCCGTAGTGGCGACACTTGTTCACAAAGCAATAGGTGATCAACTTACTTGCATGTTTATCGATCACGGATTATTACGCAAGGACGAGTCTGAAAACGTTATGGAAACGTTCGTCGGCAAACTTGGAATGAAGGTTGTCAAAATCGATGCCCGCGACCGCTTTTTAAGCAAGCTGAAAGGCGTGCCCGACCCAGAGTTGAAGCGGAAAATTATCGGAAACGAATTTATCTACTGTTTCCAAGAAGAGTCCGCAAAACTCGGCCAATTCGATTTTTTGGCTCAAGGCACACTATATACAGATATTGTTGAGAGTGGCACAGCGACAACACAGACGATTAAGTCACATCATAATGTCGGCGGCTTGCCAAAAGATATCAACTTTGAGCTAGTTGAGCCGTTAAAGACATTATTTAAGGATGAGGTTCGCAAAGTCGGTGAAGAATGCGGTTTGCCCCCTGCCATCGTATGGAGGCAGCCTTTCCCGGGACCGGGACTAGCGATCCGCATTCTTGGCGAAGTATCGGAAGAGAAGCTCCATATCATAAGGGAGTCGGATGCGATATTGCGAGAAGAGATCGCATCCGCGGGACTTGAACGTGAAATTTGGCAATATTTCACCGTAATGCCGAACATAAAGAGTGTTGGCGTTATGGGCGATGAACGGACATACTCACATACTATCGCCATTCGCGCAGTGACGTCCATCGACGGCATGACAGCTGATTGGGCCCGTATGCCATGGGAAGTGTTGGAAAAAGTATCTGTGAGAATCGTCAATGAAGTGGAAAATGTTAACCGTATCGTATACGATATTACATCGAAACCGCCGGCGACGATTGAGTGGGAATAAAAGGCTAACTTGATTTGAAGAGAGAACGCCTATCTGACAGTGTTTAACCTAGCCTTAAATGTACAAATTGATTAAAAATAATATGGTTCCCTACCAAAAACCCTACCAAAAATAAAATTTGGTAGGGAATTTTGTTTAACATATTAGAAAGTATAAGTTTATCGGGGCTCCCCGCAAAGTCTGAGTAAGCATCGAAGCCAAGGCCTCACTTTGTGGGGATATTTTAATTGTTGAGTAAAAAAAGTCGTTTAATTCATAATAAAGTTGTTTAATGTGTAGTTGAAATAAAGTTGTACCGTTTATAAAAAAAAGGGGTACCGTTTTATCCTCAGTATAGGTTTCCTAAATTATGAATTATATGTTTCTCTGTTTATATTCACAATATCTTTATGTGAAATACCATCTGAAAACTGCTCCATTGCCTTATCCCGTAGGAATGGGGCTTTTTCTTTATCTGCCTTTTTCAATGCTTCCGTTAGTTCTTCTTTTGTCAGTTCTGTGCAGTATGCAGGAGTTCCTGGCTGTTGTCTCCAGGAATCAGTTAAAGAGCCACTATCCACTGCATCGAAGCCCAGCTCATTTACTAGGTTTATGATTATTTGCTTTTGCGATAGGTCATTACCTGCAATTGCCATGGCAATGCGACCACTAGTCCCTTCGGGGGTTCCTTTATTTTCTAAAGTATAAGCTAATAGATTGCTGAAGGCTTTAATAATAGGTCTACCTAATTGATTTGAAACCCAAACGCTTTCAACCATTCCGTTTTCAATTTCTTCAATTTTATTGTCTCTAAAAGGATAATAATTTGAAGTGTCTACAACGATTACTTCTTCTCCAGCTTTATCTACAATGTTGCGAATGCTTGGTATTACATGAAGAGGGATAGATATTATAAGAACATTAATATTAGTTATTACATCCTCTACACTCACAGGTATTCCAGCAATCTCTTTTCCTTCTAAACGCTCAATTTCTCGGGCATCCGCAATTTTAACATCATGTCCATTTTCAACTAATTTTTTGGAAATAGTTGTCCCTATTGGTCCTGCACCTATAACTCCAAATCTCATTATTGTTCCTCCTAAATATAATTTTGTTTAATTATGATTCAATATCAGCTATGAAATTTTCCAATAGTCTCAACAAGAAATTGTCTACCTTCTTTTTTTAAAAGCAAAAAGGTAATTGAGTGTTTTGATTATATATAATATAATGAACCCATTACTTTTATTTTTAAAGTAGGCAATAAAAAATGACATAGTACACTTTTTTGTACTTTATAGAAGAAAAGGGATGTAAGTATGGCTAGAATATGTAAGGATGGATTTGAAAAAGAGTTTATTAAGGAGCAAAGAGACGTTTATGGTATTGCGTATACCCAAAATATGCTTTCAGGACGCTGGAAGTATCTTATTCTTTGGTTTTTAAAAACAAAAGAACGTCGTTATAGCGAAATTAAAGCCTTTTTATGGGACATTTCACAAGGTTCTCTTACAAAACAGTTGAGAGAATTAGAAACAGATGGATTAATTAAACGAGAGGTTTTTCCTGAGGTACCTCCACGTGTTGAATATTCATTAACAACTAAAGGGTGTGAATTTATCCCAATACTTGATATGATTGAGAATTTCGGCAAAAAATTCGGAGAGAAACCTGAGTAAAATAAATAAAATGATATTTTTTTATTATTTGGGCCTATTTTGTGACGTGTTGTACTTAAATTAACGGGGACGTTTCTGAAACAACGGAAACGCACTTTTCTTCTTTCAGTAACTAGCTAATAGAAGTTCAATCTTATTCCATTATAACTGCCTTATCTACAGTATATCATGATGAAGTAGTATTTAACGTTTTTAACAAGAGTTTGGGAGTAGTAACTGGCGCCCTAAAAGCCTTGGTAACACAGGTTTTTAGGGCTTTTTAATTGCTCATGGCACACTTTGATATGACAAAACAGACGGCATAAGCTTTGAACGTAAGCGATCACGTGTGTCATCATCCATGCCCCAATAGGTGTTCCCACGCTCTTCACGGAGCTTGCGCATGGATAGGCTTGCCATGTAGCTTCCATAATGCTGTCCAACGATTTTCATAGCTTCTTTGCAAGAAACTATTAAAAACGCAGCGCACTTGCCACTGGGTACGAGCAGGTTCCATGCATTCAGCTCCCTTCGCAACTGCTAAGGCGAGTGTTGATTTCCCCTTTCATAACCCTCAACAAGCATTTTTCTAAAATGCCGAAAATAGGAGCAGTTTTTTTTGAAAAAAATCTTATTAGACAAAAAAGCCCAACTGAACATAAGCTAGCCGGGCATAAGATTTTATATATCATATTATGTAATTTGTGTAGGTAGGTTCATAGCTGTAACATCCCATAGAAGAACTTCAAGACCTTTTTTAATATGTAGCATAGTATCAAATCAGAAAAAAAGCAAATAAACACGACAGTATCCTCCTTCATACCGCCTTGTCCTAAAAAAGGGCGCACTTAATACACTCTCCGAAATCCTGATTTTTGAAAAGTAACGGCGGCCATATCAAACCGCCGTTACTTAATCTGTCACAGAATAGACAACTAAAACAACGGCTTTTAGATTGTTGATAAACGCTGCCTAAGATATTGAAGCGCCTCCTTAAATAGGTTGGCCATAAGGTCAACTTATTTCCAAATTTCCCCAATGTGGTAACCGAACGATAATAGATGTCCCTTGCCCTAACTTGCTTTTTACGTCAACCGTCCCCTGATGTGCGGTAACAATCTGCTTGACAATCGCCATGCCAAGTCCCGTCCCGCCTGTGGGAGTATCTGTCGAAGTCCCTCTATAATATCGATCAAATAGATGAGAAACGCTCTGCTCATCCATTCCTTTTCCATTGTCCGTTATCTGAACTTCTGCATAAGAATTACTTTTTATGCGCACTACAATTGATGTACCCGCTGGATTATGAACAACCGCATTTATCAACAGGTTTGAAAAGGCTCTTTTCAATAACCCCATATCACCCATTACATGAAGAGGTTCTTCCTCTCCAAGTATTTCAAAGCGGTTGTCCTTTTCAGAAGGCATATTTGCTGCTTCTGCAACCACTCTGCGAATTAGCTCCACCAACTCTATTTTTTGAGAGGAGAACTTGATGCCAATGGCCTGATCCATTCGAAAGGCAATTCCAAGGTCATTGATAAGTTCCTTCATATGAGCGGACTTATCTCGGATAAGTTGCAGAAATTCTCTCTTTTCGTCTACGCTCCATTTATGTTCATCCGACAAAAGCATGTCCGTATACCCGGAGATATAAGATAAAGGAGTCTTTAAGTCATGGGTGACACCTGCTGCCCATTCCTGCCCCAATTGCTCAAACTCCCTCCGTTTCCGCTCATTTTCTTGGAGAGTCACAGAAAGTGATTCAAGATTCGCATAAACTTCCCGGTAAAGGCGGGTGGAAAAAGAAGGAAAACGCTTTTTCTTGGCAAGAGTAAGAAACTCACCGCTTGATAACTTTTTGATTTTCACCAAAATATCAGCCATTGGCCACGCAACATAATATCCATAAAACAGGCAATACAGAAAGTAAACAGCAATAATTGCCCCGGTTGTAAGATTAACGATAAAGAGTTTTTCGGGCTGCTTGAGCACAACAATATAGAAAACCGCTGGCAGTGAAACGGCTAAGAACAGTAATATTTGATGTAGCATAAAATTTAAAGTAAAACGCACAATCAACTTACCGTTTGTAATGTTTATTTTCATATCGACTCTCCAGGCGGAACAAACTTGTAACCGATTCCCCTTAGATTGACAATGAGCGAAGGGTTTTTTACATCTTTCTCTATTTTTTTACGTAGACGCATGATGTGAATGGCGACCGTTTTTTCATCACCGATGCTGTCATATCCCCATACATGCTCGTATAACTGGCCTGCGGTAAATACCTGATTTGGATGGTCGGCTAAGAAAAGCAAAAGTTCAAATTCTTTAGCCGGACAAGGTACTTCTTTCCCGTCTACCCACAATTGCCCAGCCTTTTTGTCAATAACAACGGAGCCAAAATGATAAACCTCCGTTGTCTGCAAAGCATTTTGATATTGTTCCTGTCTTCGAAATTGAACATTGATACGGGCGGCAACCTCTAAGGGATTAAAGGGCTTTGTAATATAATCATCTCCTCCAATTCCAAGACCGGTCAACTTATCTAAATCTCCTGAACGGGCAGTAAGAAATAATATGGGAACAGAAGTATGCTTACGAATTTCCTGGCACAATTGAAATCCGTCCGTATCGGGTAGCATGACATCCAGTACGATTAAATCATACGAATTTCGGATGATTTTTTCCATTGCTTCCTGACCTGTGAAAGCGGAACCGATAGAAGTATACCCTTCTTTGCGAAGAATGGTTTCCAACATCTTTACAATGCCAGGTTCATCATCAACAATAAGTATTTTTTGTAGGCGCATCCTCCCTTTCTCCTTTCTTATTATGATAATTTCTACTAAACCTTACAGAATAAACATTATATAGACACATCACGCCTTTTGAAAACCGTCCAACTTATGAGTATCAGTGTGAAGATGTATACAAGCAATACGGAAATTGAAAAGCCCAACGTCATTTCAGGTCTGGCCGGAAGGTGAAAAATATACAAGCTGATGTCACTGTTGGCGAAGGGAAGGTATTTTAACCATTCCATTTTAGCCGTAGCTTCAATCATGGAATTGCCCGCTATCATAATAAACAGTGATATTCCAACCGCAAGGGCGCTATTGCGCAAAACTGTCGATATAGCAAAAGCAAGGGTTACATAGCCTATAACTGGGAAAATGCTCAAACCGTACATCTTTATTACCTGCATCATGACATTCTGCTGAACAATTTGCCCCTGTTGATTCAAGAATAAATCAGTAGTATGAGTACCACCCACTCCATAAAGCAAAGCGTTCGTCGCATATCCACATGCAACCAATAGCGCCAACATAACCACGGCGAACAGAGACACAGCGATATACTTTGAAAACAGGATTTTCGTGCGGCTGTGGGGGCGAATCAGTAAAAGCTTCATCGTTCCGGCCGTGTATTCTCCGGCGACCATGTCCGCTGCAATGACAATGGCAAAAACCATGACCATTTCCACCAAGCCAGAGAAAGTCAATAGAGCTGACCACGGATTATTGGAGGGAGCGGGTATGTTGTTTTCCAATCGATATTCTGCTATCTTCAACTTGTTTTCAGCATCGGCTCGCAACATAGGAGATAGTTCCGAGATTTTTAAGCGTTCTTCATACTGTTGAACAAATTGTGTCGTTTCAGTTCGCCAATCCTGCGAATCCGTATTGTTAATTTTGCCAAGGACAGACGCACCTATGACGATGGCAACCAACAGCAATAGCAGAAT contains:
- a CDS encoding glutamate synthase subunit beta gives rise to the protein MGKVTGFMEYKRSPLRYRNPAERLKDWREVAYLPNEEILREQASRCMDCAVPFCQNGSTLSGMTTGCPVYNLIPEWNDLIYKGNWKEAYERLKMTNPFPEFTGRACPAPCEGGCVASLYESPVTIKNIERAIIDRAFEEGWAHPSPPAYHTGKKVAVIGSGPAGLACAAELNQKGHDVTVYERSDRIGGLLTYGIPKMKIEQHIVDRRVKLLAEEGVRFITGVEVGKHDAIEHLRSEYDAVVLCIGATLPRDLTIPGRGLQGIHFAMEYLHLNTKSLLDSNLDDGKYISAKGLDVIVIGGGDTATDCISTALRQDCKSLVQFDIYPQRPDQRRKGNPWPQYPIIHKLDFGQEEAMQRFGRDPRSFATSAVEFLGDETGRIVGVRSHSLNHHKEVIPDTEQVWPAQLVLLAIGFQGPEPQLPDKLNVQLNQRLTISTNSRSYQTNVEGVFSAGDARRGQSLIVWAIQEGKEAAEECHQYITGVSP
- the gltB gene encoding glutamate synthase large subunit; translation: MQQMRTPKKQGLYDPQFEHDACGIAMLVNIKGKKTHTIVADALTALERMNHRGGRSEDQKIGDGAGVMTELPHELFKQEWKHRGKQLPQPGQYGVGMLFLPNEPHVRQLCEDIIVSAINEEKLQLFGWRTVPTNDSVLNTQFKETRPCIRQAFITSVVTSEEENQFERTLYQLRRRIEREIKQHLSTETAETFYVPSLSSRTIVYKGLLLPEQLKAFYSDLNHEGYKSAMALVHNRFSTNTFPIWRRAQPNRFSLHNGEINTINGNVNWMLAREGSFHSKLLPELDQLCPVIDPEGSDSAMFDNVLEFLVMSGWSLPHAMMMMIPEPWHNIDTMDKNKRAFYQYHSSLMEPWDGPAAMVYTDGHQVGACLDRNGLRPVRFVVTNDDFIYLSSEVGVVDVPEETIVRKDSLRPGQMLLVDIREGLLLLDNEIKKQIINAKPYQQWVQQYVTNLRDLKTDVPEQCANVETEASLENQEPLRRLQQIFGFTYEEWNKVLKPMAVEGHEPIRSMGYDAPLAVLSDRPQLLFNYFKQKFAQVTNPPIDAIREELVTSVEVLLGPEGNLLEPRPKEYKKIRLQSPILSKFEMKRLRLLNSTDWKTTTVPIVYPQQGMESEMENVLHALLQTVDQEVEQGCNILILSDMGVHQQVAAIPSLLAVSAVHHHLIRTGRRSKVSLIVESGEPREVHHFAALLGYGANAVYPYLVYASLPALVREEGTELSIEELYRNYVISVNKGILKVMSKMGISTLQSYIGSKIFEAVGISAEVIEQFFPGTSSQIGGLSLEDIARESLSRHMKAYTANSESLDSGSDLQWRHDGEAHLYRPETIHTLQQACRTNDYGLYKKYSQMLQDEMDTQITLRGLLKLNPSDAPISIEEVESIQSIVRRFKTGAMSYGSISQEAHEAIAIAMNRIGAKSNSGEGGEDPERFTPMPNGDSKCSAIKQIASGRFGVTSHYLVNSDEIQIKMAQGAKPGEGGQLAGHKVTPSVARTRGSTPGIELISPPPHHDIYSIEDLAQLIYDLKNANPQARINVKLVAEAGVGTIAAGVAKAKADVILISGFDGGTGAAPRTSIKHAGMPWELGLAEAHQALMLNGLRNRVRLETDGKLMNGRDVVIAALLGAEEYGFSTLPLVTLGCVMMRVCHLDTCPVGIATQNPELRKKMMGKPEHIVNLMFFIAREIREYMAQLGFRTMDEMIGRTDMLTVSDNANWKTQKLDMAALLHQVKGPRVFGQEQDHELDQTLDYRELLQIGRKAWENQEQVYGDLPICNMDRAVGTLLGSEITRHCGIEGLPHHSINIRFQGSAGQSFGAFIPNGMTLMLEGDANDAVGKGLSGGKIAIYPAARAKYAAESNTIIGNAAFYGATSGEAFIRGKAGERFCVRNSGATVVVEGIGDHGCEYMTGGTAIILGEVGKNFAAGMSGGIAYILETPSGSLRDRCNHELVLIEALQEQDEAEKNYVKMLIEQHLQYTGSKVAERLLEQWEQGAIAQFVRVIPKEYKRLLQSTNHFKPLLFSS